Part of the Panthera uncia isolate 11264 chromosome F2, Puncia_PCG_1.0, whole genome shotgun sequence genome, TCCCCCCGACCCCCGAAAGGtgtttaacaaaattatttcactGCGCAATTGAAATTGATAGATAGTTCTGGAAAGGGATTAGTAATatgcctttaaaaacttttatgccagttaagcatccaacttcagctcaagtcatgatcttgcagttcatgggtttgagccctacgttgggctctgtgctgacagcttggagcctggagcctgcttcagattcaatgtctccctctctctctgcccttccaagGCTCAGCTcaacactcactctctctctctctctctctctctctctctcaaaaataaataaataataaaaaataaaaacttctatgTCCTTTGACTCAATAATgtcactgctaggaattcactCTGAGGAAATAATTTGAGATGTAAAGTAAAATTTGTGTaccaacaaaaagcaaaacaaacaatcaTAACTACAATaccaaaacaacaaccaaaaaaaccttgTTCACAACAGTGTTCTTTTTAATAGCAAACAGCTAGAAATACTATAAACATCCCCCAACATCCAACAATTCAGAACTGAATTGTTATTGTTAATAATTATTCAGTCTATTTTTATGAAGTCATTAAAAACATCATAATCATTAAAACAAGTAAACTGACAATAAGATTAGGAAATCAAGACAcaatactatacacacacacacacacacacacacacactccccacatggtccaattttttttaacatttattcagataTATGCTTAGAAAACAAGTTATTGGGAAAGATCTCAGAACTTTTGTGGTGAGTGATCTCTGGAAAAAATGATTACGGgccatttttcttttggtcttcatACTTTTACATCATTTCCTACTTTATACTTCTCTGTATATTTTACAATCAGCAATAAGTATTACTTTAATAATTAGAGAGTACGCTATTATTTTAAGGGGGAAATCTTACACCTGTGTTTGTCAGTCTAATCAACTAGTATTTTCTTTAATCTGACTATTTATCCACATGACTTAACAGGACTCGAAATTAATCATGATCCTTTTTCAACCAAAGCTTACACATCATCCCTCCCAGTGTCAGATCCTAGGATATCTACTGATTTTACCAGCCATGCAATGTTAGATCACAAACCTCACCAACTTAGCACTTTCAAGCTACCTCTGCTTGTAAGTGGCTACATCCCATGAAGTCATGATTGCCAAGCATCCTGTTTCCATCTGGATCTTTATAACCAAGTGTTTGGACCATCTTTAGCTTTGACCTCATTCCTACTTcactgggaggggaagagaggagagggaagaaagggaaacgAAATAAAGGGTAGAAAAAGCCTAAGTTTGGGTTAGAATATGTAAGGaaagggacgtctgggtggctcagtcggttaagcgtccgacttcagctcaggtcacgatctcagtttgtgggttcaagccctgcagcaggctctctgctgtcagcgcctACTTGGaatcctgcccctctctctctgtccctcccccacttgcactctctctctctcaaaaataaatcaacatgtgGGGCGAGAAAAAGAATATGCAAGGACAAGGCAGAAGAGGTTAGGGCCAAAGAGaagtaaaagagaataaaaatgaaataaaagagaaggggaatgaaaggaaaggcaatttttaaatagaaaaggtaGTAGTTGCCCACAGAGCTGCCATAAAATAATGATGTGCTACATTGTTAGCCTACACACTCAGCTTGCTACACACTCCTAGTGTGTAGTCATACCCCTTCGTGTCCATGGGGTAGACAACAAAAGGACTGCACCATTTTTGTGGCCCCAGGGGACACCCATGTCTCTGGGGCTACCTTCAAAGATGATTCAAAGACCCACGGTTGTATACAGCCACTTTATCACAGATCAGCTAACACTGAGGTATTAGCAATGCTAATAAGCACATTACATACAGTATCTCACTGATCCTCCCCACAAACCCATGAGCTAAATgttattaatatctttattttagaaacCTAGAAATAACCAATTCAAGCAGTGATTAATTTCTGTGCATTTGCCTATCCTTAgcaaaattatgagaaaatgagggtggtcagggaagaacGACAGTATTTTCTTAACACCTAGAATATGCCAGGCACCTCACCTCACTCACTGCTTACTAAATCTTACAAGAACAGAGTACAACGTGATTGAAACATGAATGTGAAACAGACTCTGAACCTGTCCTGGACAGTGTGAATTTAAAAGCCCAGGTCTTCCCTCCATAGGCTTCTGAACAATTGGGACAATTGAGGGTCCTCTAGGGGTTAGCGTGAAGGATAGACCCAGCTTCCCAGGCCTGTCACTTTCACTTGCGAGCTAGCCCAGACTCCGTGGACTGGACAAGTAATGATGTCAAAGGGACCTGAGGCACGCTGAGACTGTACAGCCTATTCCAGTAAACTTCACCACTGGCGAATGCCTTTCATCCAAAACCACTAAACACTTCACATTCCAGGCTTTGTGTCGGGCACTGGGATTACAGAAATGAAATCTGTTCTCTGCACTCAGGGAGTGGACAGTCTAATGGGAAGGCATATCCTGGAAGGGCATATTCCTGGGCATTAGCATAAAACATATAAGCATATGATACCCACTCAGAACTACTGAGCGCCACTCTGTACAAAGCACTTGTGCTTTCACAGAGCAAACCTAGCCCATTTTACTATATAGTTATTTCTAGCTCCTTCGATTATCAAATTATTAGATTTGAAGATGGAGGGTTCAGCGTAAGTTGTAGTTCAAGAGTTGGCAAGGAGAAAGTAGTCACCTGAAAAGCTGCACATTTTCCTATCAGTCTATCCATACGTTTGCCCCTCCCGCCGTCATTTCAACTCCTGCTGCACACATATTGGGCATCAGGCAAATTTTTGCTGAGTGAATGATCATACCGCTCGAAAGGAATTACATAAACTCAAATACAGAATAAAGAAGCAATGACGGTTTTGTCACGACCATGATTTCAGAAAGTGAGAGACTGGCAGAGATGGAATATATTGGACCAGTGCATGAGGGGCAACCGTCACAAGCCATATTCCACTACCTCTCACCATCAATGAGGAAACAAACATGTAGAGCACTAAGGACAAGGCTCATTTGGCAGATCCAGCTTGGATGGCCTGGAATGATGGGAGCAAATCTTCAGCTCGGGCACTATGGTAAGACACTTATTGCTTGTATGCCTTCTGGCAGACTCTACAGCAGCTAGGGACTGAATTCCCCACGACACTTGTGAGCCTATGTGTTgacatagggaaaaaaatataaggCCTTTCTCTGAGTAGGAAAATGAATAGAAGAGTCTTCTCTTTACTTAAAAAGGAACTATGAAACAAATCACTTAAATAAGAACGCTTTATTTACTCAGGTGCAGAATTCTTTTTGCTGGCAAAACAAATAAGGAATACAGAATATTTACTTCTTGGGGAGCTAAATAAAAAACCCATTTGCTGATTAATGAAATTGAGATACAGGCATGTATGGCATCAAATATGCCTTCGATACAGTAAATAGCAAATTTACTATTATGTTCTCATAAGTAACAAATCTCTCCTCTGTGTTCCTAGTTTTCAATCGAAAGAGATAAGGATTCTTGctaaattgttttcttcatgGAGCAGACCCCATCTTAATTCATCTAAAATGTGAACATCTATGTTTCTATAGACACTGAGGTTTGTGAAATAGGTTTTATGTAATTGTGGGTACTCATAAAACAGAGTCAATGATGCTAATAGGACATAAACTGTACCTGTTAATGTCTTCAGACACAAATTAACTTACATTGAACTTGCTATATTGTTCTTTCCTGACTTACGCTGAATCCTTTGTttcaagaacaacaaaaatattcagtaagtCGAATCACATAAAAGCGTTCTTCAAAAGTCTGCAAAATTGAAACACTCTACAGTCTTGTGCTTTTACAAAACCTGATTCGTCAGGGTTCCTGAGGTTGGTCATTAAGAATTCACAAGGAGGATGGGTACGGCTTCCATTGCTACTTCTGAAAATGTGTGGAggacatttttctatttatttcaattaataaTAACTAATTACCATGTATTTAGACCTCATTAATATTTTAAGCACTGTGCTAGCTGCTTTGCAAACATTTACTTAATCCTTACAGAAACCCTGCAAGGCAGGCATTAcctctgctttacagatgaggacgcAGGTTAGGAGTGGTTACTGGCCACACACAATGTAATGGATGACTGGGTACCGCTCCGACAGCTACTGCCTTGCAACTGGATTTCGGCCTCAACAGCAAATGCCCAAATTTCATTCTCAAACGTTAATCAAACTTTTAGTCGTCTGTGGTAAAATACTGTAAACACTTGCCCTCAGATATTAGAGTTTAAGACAATTTGGACAATACCACCTAACATACAAAGGTGAAAAGATGCTTAGAGGAGGATCATATAAAAGCCAATACTTAATGTTCTCCCCCTTCTTGAAAGCAGAAAAATCACCCCAAATGCTTCTTAAGTCTTTTGTTaacttttgctgtattttttaatcttgtaACAACGCGAAAAGACTTAACGGACTCCCCAGTGTCAGGCATACGACCACAatcatgaaagaagaaagaatcccCGTGCAATTCCGTGACCTACCAGCTACAGCCTTCTGCATCTGCAGCAGCCCTAACTGGCCTCTTCTGGCTCCGCATTCCTAATCTGGATCTCTATAGACAGccttcataaaatatattttgcatctAAAAATGAGACCAGAAATCCTGACCAACTTAGGAGTCCTGACTTTCTACTCCTTGAActggcagtaaaaaaaaaaaaaaaaaaaagtaggggttAGGAGcataaaaaataacttattacTTTACAAAACATCATTTCCATTGGACAGGCGAACAGGGAGGATCCATACATCCCATAAGTCAAGAGGCAAAAGAAAACTGTCAAGACTGGAAGTAAGGAATCTTGGTCTCCAATGGCACACTGTCTCTGCACATTGGCTCAGATTCAGGGggttaaatattagaaaaagaaccCAGTTTCTGATCTAACCAGGAATTAcataatgagaaaactgaagggaaaagactttgtcaaaaatcttttttcatttttgtttaaagttcATTATTTCtgcaagagacagagacatcacaagtggggatgggggcagagagagagggagagagagagaattccaagcaggctccacgtggtaAGCGCAgaagctcagtgtggggctcgaactcaccaaactgtgagatcatgacctgagccaaaaccaagagttggatgcttaaccaactcagccacccaggtgtccctatttgcCCAAAGTTTATTAACAAAATTCAAGAATTCTACCTCTTAATCTGGTTTTGGCCAAGACAACAGGATCGTATCACTGGATTACCAAGATGGTTGAACAGAAGACATACAAGCATTAGAATGGCCAATCTCTAGACGGAGTGCCTTAAAAACTCTATCCCATTTCTAGTCTATGTTGCAATTCCTTTGGAGCAGAAACCTCATAGCACATTTCCTACAGTCTCTTAGGAAATCTTCATGAATCTGTGAAGAATGATAATCTTGAAAGAACAAACTCTATATGACATTCAATACAGCAGCCACcagtcacatgtggctactgagtgCTTGGCACGTAGTTAGTGCCACTAAGGAACcagattttaaatgtcatttaatcttactataaatttatttaagtagcCACAGGTGACTAGTGGCTACGGGATTAGCCGGTATAGTTCTAAATACTATGAAAGTTCattttcagcaaataaaaatgtgtttagaaaACTGAGTCTTTTCTTAAGACCCACCAAAACAGCCAGAGAATCACATTATTTGTTCAAAACGAATCTTTCTGTGGATAACCCCCTGAGGCCAATAATGAATCACTGCCACCCACTCAGGCGAGAGGAAATAGGGAAATTCAAGGGCTAGCTTGGCTTCAAGCTCTCAGGTGTCCTTATTCCCGgaatttctctttatgttttcttttgaagctATTCCAATCTTACCTTAAATCAAAAAACATTTCTTCTCCATCGTTGGAAGCATCTCCCACTGGGCAGATACAATGAGCTGGTGATCAGGGCCTTCCCATCCTCCAACCTGGGAGCTTGACTTTTTCCAGACATTATggcaaacaaaccaaagaaactCTGTAGCAACACCTTAATTGTAATGAtccagcaagaaaagaaataataataataataataataataaacggGCTTTGGGACTCAAGAGGAAGATGGACGTGGGACTGAAAAGGAAGAGATGAGGGCCATTTCCCCTGGACAGTTTTTCCAAGTCCACCCAGGAGGAAAACCATTGACTTCGGGAGACTCGAAAGACTTTTCTAGGTGCATCTTCCGATGCTGAGTGAGATAGGCACTTCTGCTGAAGCACTTGTCACAGTCGGtgcatttgtaaggtttctctcccACGTGAGTCCTCCGGTGCCTGATGAGATTAAAGCTCTGGCTGAAGCCTTCGCCACAGTCGGGACACTTATAAGGTCTCTCTCCCGTGTGCGTCCTCTGGTGAATCACCAGGGTGGAACTCTGGCTGAAAGTTTTCCAACACTCCGAGCACCTGTACggcttctctcctgtgtgtgttctCTGGTGTCTAATGAGATGGGAGCTGAGACCGAAACGCTTTCCGCACTCGCAACACTTGTAGGGTTTCTCCCCAGGCTGGAGTCCACACTCTTCTATCGCACTGCAGTTCCGATTCAAACTTTCTTCATATTCGGGACTTTCACAGGGCTTCTCTCCTGCGTGTGTTTTCCGGTGTGCGATTAGGTTCGAGCTTCGACTGAAGCTCTTGCCGCATTCTGTACACTGATACGGTTTTTCTCCTGTGTGAATCCTCTGGTGCTTTATGAGAGTCGAATTGCAACCGAAGCTTTTCCCGCACTCGAGACACTTGTAGGGCTTCTCTCCCGTGTGCGTCCGCTGGTGGCGAATCAGGCTAGAACTCTGACTAAAACTCTTTCCACAGTCAGGACACGTATAAGGTTTTTCTCCCGTGTGAATCCTCTGATGTTCTATGAGGACATAGCTGTGGCTGAAGCATTTCCCACACACGGGACATTCGTAGGGCTTCTCGCCGGTATGCGACCTGTGGTGCTGAATAAGGTGGGAGCTGCTACTAAAGCTCTTCCCACACTCGGGacatttatagggtttctctcccGTGTGAGTCCTCTCGTGAATGATTAGATGGGAGGTATTGCTGAAGCTTTTCCCACACTCGCCACACTGGTAgggcttctctcctgtgtgtgtcCTCAGGTGCTGAATCAGGTGAGAGCTGTTACTGAAGCATTTCCCACACTCAGAGCATTTATAAGGTTTTTCTCCTGAGTGGGTCCTCTGGTGAATACGCAAATGAGAGCTGTTATTGAAGCTTTTCCAACATTCAGCACACTTGTAGGGTTTGTCCCTGGAGGTCGAATTCTGCTGGACAGAGGCACTGCGGCGTTCCCCGGGAGCCCATCCCCAGTGACtgggtttttcttcttcttctcctgcaGAATTTCCCTGATTCTCTGACTTGCCATCCTTCTCACAGGAATCACTGCACCAGATCTCATTGCCTTGGGACCACATCAATGGACTTTCTTCTATATCCTCATGCTTACAATTTTGTGGGCCATCTCTCTTAGACCGTTTTGAGGCGCTCTCTTTATCTGCCTTGGCGTTATTGTGTCGTACAGTTTCCAAATGATTCTTACTTGCATCTCCtgtaagaataaacaaatattctAAACATATTCCCTAATCTCTACcggaggaaggaaattctgaaatgcaatggaagagagagaataacaaAGTAAAATCTCATAAATTCttttacgttaaaaaaaaagttttgtttttttttaaaaaaaaaagtttttaaagctaGTTTTAAAGCTAGTTCTTTAAGTGCTCATTAGAAGCAGGTGAATTTTCTGTGCTCAGTAACAGCACTAATGAAGTATTTAAATAGTTGTCAGTAATTGCCAAGGGGGGAtagtcatcttaaaaaaaaacacctcattaAGCTTCATTCTGGAAGACTTACAAGAAAAAAGGGGATCTGAATAGGGGAGAAACTGAATAAGACACATTCTAAGGTGAAAACAATACTTTAGTTAAAAtctgagaaaatacagaaagaacaaTGGTACCTGCTATTTATTAAGAACAACAGTGTGCCATATAGTATCTCATTAATCCCAAGAAACCATGAGAAAAGACATTATGCATTTTTCTTCAAGATGAGAAAAGAGAGGCTGTAAAGGTTAATTAACATAGCTTGTAAGCAACAGAGCAGGAATCAAACTAAAGTCTGTCCCATGCAAATGCCCTGTTCTCTCTACACACTCTATGGCACAACTTCTCTGACTTTCCAATGGATTTGGATGATCTTCTCAATCCCTCACCTGGAAAAGGGCTTTTCAAACTCTCCCTCTCCGTGAAGCCACTAGAATCTGAGATCAACAGTCTTTGCTCTTGCTCCATCAGTGGTGGGCACAGCCAAGTTTGGGGTCAGAAATCCTGTGGAAGGGAAACAGGTTATGTTTGCAGGCCTTCGCTGCGACGTATTCTTCTTCCTTGCTTCCCAACCATTGCAATATACCAATTGTGGTTACAGACTGTTCTGTGGACCAGACTGAAAAAAACAACATGGTCTTTAGAAGtccttttagaaaaatttcacCTCGGATGCAAGTGTTTAGAATTAAGGGTTAGCCCAATTTACTTTTTccgaggaaattaaaaaaaaaaaaaaaagttgaatcacATTAAAGTCTAAGTCCGAGCATCAAGCTCCAAAACTAGAATGAATACTAATACTCATTGTCCACTCAGGGTTTAGAAACACTTTTAATTGAAAACACAAAGTAGTTTTTTTGGAAAAGGTAACAAGACTTCAAAAAATCAATATGCAGGTATAAGGAGCAGTTAAAGAGAAAGTACTCTGTTTAGAAAGAAGCTGGCCCTTGACAGAAGGATGAAACCTTTGAAGTTCAatttcaaaagaatgaatttctataaccagtaaaaataaataaataaaataaaataagtagggACAAAGGAGGGCTAGAAAAATTATAGCCAATAACCCCTAAATATAAAAGGGAAGCTAATGAATTCTTCCGTGACTCACTTTCTCAGTCTATCATAATCACAATATCCCTTTTAGCCTAAACTTTATCTCCTGGAGCCAACTACAATTCTTGACCTACTTTAAGAGACTGGAAAATGTGATCTATCACTGGAAGACAGGTTTCGATGGGCTTGGAATCCATTTCAGGATATAAACAACAGCACAATTCAGGAAAAACAAGAGCCTAGAATTGGGATGCACAAAGGCACACATacggaaaacaaaaaaatggtatTAATTTTCACCTTGCCactgcctattatgtgccaggcactgagctaaatACTTTACACATAATATCTCTCATGTAATTTCCACAATAGCCCTTGGAGGTGTATGAACAATTACCAGCATGTTATTATAGGTGAACAAAAAAGACATTAAgagactttcccaaggtcacacaacgaGTAGGTGGTAGAGTAGGATTCAGCCCCAAGCCTGTTTGGATAAGTTCACACTCGTTTACCTATTACAATAAAACTACAGCAGGAAGCAGAGGTAGGTGTGATCCCAAACTACAATCTCAAAGAGGAcctttattttggaaaacacggtgtttggttttttttagatttgtatCTCTAGACATGATACCAAACAGAGGAGCATTCTCTAAGCGTCCTCAGCAACCAGGGATTTGTTACAGGAAGAGGTGAAACTGGTCTAAATTACAAATAGCCCTAGCgtttgagtaggggaggggggcaccccatacacctaaaaggaaaaattgttcAAATGGAGTAGTATGTTTTGCTGAGTTACAGATTTCCACCAAGGTCTTTACAAACGAAGTAAGAGGCTGGGGAACAGAAACCCGTGCACCATTTTCCCTGCTAAGAAACTATTAACTCTGGTAGTAGGGGCCCCCAGCACTGGCTCAGCAAAACGGTAGCAAATGGTAtacagggaggggcacctgggtggctcagtcggttaagcaaacGGTATACAGGCCAGAAATGGTATTACAAGGCTGTCCCTTAGACGTCACGCCACAGAGAAGGGCTGTTTGCACTGTCCTAGAAGCAGACGGGCTTAGGATGGGGCCATGCTTTAGATTAGAAAATCTTCCAAAGAAAACGCACTGCCTGCAG contains:
- the ZNF572 gene encoding zinc finger protein 572, whose product is MEQEQRLLISDSSGFTERESLKSPFPGDASKNHLETVRHNNAKADKESASKRSKRDGPQNCKHEDIEESPLMWSQGNEIWCSDSCEKDGKSENQGNSAGEEEEKPSHWGWAPGERRSASVQQNSTSRDKPYKCAECWKSFNNSSHLRIHQRTHSGEKPYKCSECGKCFSNSSHLIQHLRTHTGEKPYQCGECGKSFSNTSHLIIHERTHTGEKPYKCPECGKSFSSSSHLIQHHRSHTGEKPYECPVCGKCFSHSYVLIEHQRIHTGEKPYTCPDCGKSFSQSSSLIRHQRTHTGEKPYKCLECGKSFGCNSTLIKHQRIHTGEKPYQCTECGKSFSRSSNLIAHRKTHAGEKPCESPEYEESLNRNCSAIEECGLQPGEKPYKCCECGKRFGLSSHLIRHQRTHTGEKPYRCSECWKTFSQSSTLVIHQRTHTGERPYKCPDCGEGFSQSFNLIRHRRTHVGEKPYKCTDCDKCFSRSAYLTQHRKMHLEKSFESPEVNGFPPGWTWKNCPGEMALISSFSVPRPSSS